One genomic segment of Sanyastnella coralliicola includes these proteins:
- the msrA gene encoding peptide-methionine (S)-S-oxide reductase MsrA: MENTMSVATFGAGCFWCVEAVFDQLKGVSSVKSGYSGGHIKNPAYREVCSGRTGHAEVIQITYDPNVISYAELLQVLFATHNPTTLNRQGADVGTQYRSAIFYHDEEQKRLAELAIEAGNQSGVWEDPIVTEVTAFSEFYPAEDYHTDYFELNGDQPYCRAVIRPKVDKFKVQFAELLKSN, encoded by the coding sequence ATGGAGAATACAATGTCTGTTGCCACATTCGGAGCAGGATGCTTCTGGTGTGTTGAAGCGGTCTTTGACCAGCTTAAAGGAGTTTCAAGCGTTAAATCTGGATATTCAGGGGGGCATATCAAAAACCCTGCGTATCGCGAAGTATGTTCCGGTAGAACCGGTCATGCGGAGGTAATTCAGATCACTTACGATCCGAACGTCATCTCATACGCTGAATTATTACAGGTACTGTTTGCCACACACAATCCAACAACCTTGAATCGACAAGGTGCAGATGTAGGTACTCAGTATCGTTCTGCGATTTTCTATCACGACGAAGAGCAAAAACGTCTTGCTGAGTTGGCCATCGAAGCTGGTAATCAAAGTGGCGTATGGGAAGACCCTATTGTTACGGAAGTCACAGCCTTCTCTGAGTTTTATCCAGCGGAAGATTACCACACAGACTATTTCGAGCTCAACGGAGATCAGCCGTACTGTAGAGCAGTTATTCGCCCTAAGGTTGACAAGTTCAAAGTACAGTTCGCGGAGTTGTTAAAATCGAATTGA